A window from Malassezia japonica chromosome 1, complete sequence encodes these proteins:
- a CDS encoding RING-type E3 ubiquitin transferase (EggNog:ENOG503NWVQ; TransMembrane:14 (i74-94o161-181i372-391o397-415i541-560o580-600i651-680o686-704i840-861o881-904i925-945o965-985i1017-1042o1062-1081i); BUSCO:EOG09260DFJ; COG:A), whose protein sequence is MADVDEVQEVPTCRICRSEEEPGLVQWLQHSQKKYCELCNYSFVFHKRYTHSMPDGTLPVWLYTRYLLWRGAQLVAYLLRLALVLFAWLLLVPYTTYRVWCMYFNVGDRIADLVLGTEIFQSPPRSGRGWPEVPITLSPSRLLHAAWKIGEHLFEVLTEHWLQSVIVTGAVILSFAAVFLLREWVAHNIPEPQAELEDDAPPADDPVRDRIRAAALAAAQARAENMLAADPAQLIFDDMARTALAQRDPDAPLPLPNYADAQQEFANLFPWDALRNGPEAPQDDDGWEDDEDDAPQDDDWIDESESEDDAPLLPAPPAPPAPAPPGDDDEEEEEDEVGWDDPENADHFAEDIEGVLEAIGLHGPMMAFFQTLLLLQALAVSVISIFVAIPYCVGRLLGFRVLDIVLLPVDLLRTVTDPVFEFVLSHLTAPLAPLARLAEPGQASAAAEASGGLWDALRSTHLAPVARAIQDVAWKAVGLASGLQAHTRGTALWERALCIVLGHGYAFLILAAEAHAGHLLHGAPVSWAQYVLKQYLRVAKVLLFSVIDLLLFPLFCGILLEWCLFPLFPGASFARLAGDFAAAPFTATFCRWTSGTVYMFHFAQFLSAIRSVVRPGVMCWMRDASDPDFHPIKEILETNSLLQLRRIGDSVIMYGAVLALVFGATLRVLNLVPGLFPLYWHPMQPVLHVPLDLLLVHFGLRLSVKRTRLSQNARKAFKRWWVWAAKCLRLSAFLMGDEQPDEMGVVEGRTWLEALRTYVLHQPGAEHDPRFVRSGGYARVPADDHPAPDAQLVIATDAEGTPVDDEARTALAKQEASIAKMKEKAAYSIVYLPGPLRPRVMVLLVLLWLSTAAVSAVGFVAPLLIGRGLAYVCGVSGMHDVYAVFLGVVVLVLGTLVRHCTLELTPRRLAVEEHVAACVRNACRVAYVLGAYAGLVPLLTGLVLHQYLVPVQNVTTDGVPQLNVLHAWALGVMALHSALLFILMVRPDDYPLLWDVYDFLQHGRIWRVPIRPTARTALLPMLAVLIPSLVLPYLVALGSLAISGDWDAPAAVHQLHLRYANWSVLLGTLLFALGAIVPHRLDFWTSVLRDELFLESTQLCNYDEQDEKRTHQNYGPLPDRVVRG, encoded by the exons ATGGCGGACGtggacgaggtgcaggaAGTGCCGACGTGCCGCATATGTAGAAGCGAAGAGGAGCCGGG cctCGTGCAATGGCTCCAGCACAGCCAGAAGAAGTACTGCGAGCTGTGCAACTACTCGTTCGTGTTCCACAAGCGCTATACCCATTCTATGCCTGATGGAACGCTGCCGGTATGGCTCTATACGCGCTACTTGCTGTGGAgaggcgcgcagctcgttgcgtacctgctgcgcctcgccctcgtgCTCTTTGCGTGGCTCCTTTTGGTGCCGTACACCACGTACCGCGTGTGGTGCATGTACTTTAATGTGGGCGACCGCATCGCGGAtctcgtgctcggcaccgagATCTTTcagtcgccgccgcgcagcggccgcggctGGCCGGAAGTGCCCATCACGctctcgccgtcgcgcctcTTGCATGCCGCGTGGAAGATCGGCGAGCACCTCTTTGAAGTGCTCACCGAGCACTGGCTCCAATCAGTGATCGTCACCGGCGCCGTGATCCTCTCGTTCGCTGCGGTATTTTTGCTCCGCGAGTGGGTCGCCCACAATATCCCCGAACCGCAGGCGGAGCtggaggacgacgcgccacCGGCCGACGACCCGGTGCGCGACCGTAtccgcgcagcggcactcgcagcagcgcaggcgcgcgcggaaaacatgctcgccgccgacccCGCACAACTGATCTTTGACGACATGgcacgcacggcgctcgcccagcgcgaTCCCGACGCGCCGTTGCCGTTGCCGAACTATGCAGACGCGCAGCAAGAGTTTGCGAACCTCTTTCCGTGGGACGCACTGCGCAACGGCCCAGAGGCCCCGCAAGACGACGACGGCTGGgaagacgacgaggacgacgcgccacAGGACGACGACTGGATCGACGAGTCCGAgagcgaggacgacgcgccgctgctgcctGCTCCGCCTGCtccgccagcgccggcgccgcccggagacgacgacgaggaagaagaggaggacgaggtcgGCTGGGACGACCCCGAGAATGCCGACCACTTTGCCGAGGACATCGAGGGCGTGCTGGAGGCGATCGGCCTGCACGGGCCCATGATGGCCTTCTTCCAGACACTGCTTCTCTTGCAGGCACTGGCGGTGTCGGTGATTAGCATCTTTGTCGCGATCCCGTACtgcgtcggccgcctgctGGGCTTCCGTGTGCTGGACATAGTCCTGCTGCCggtcgacctgctgcgcaccgtgACCGACCCGGTATTCGAGTTTGTCCTGTCGCACCtcaccgcgccgctcgcgccgctcgcgcgcctcgccgagcccggccaggcctcggcggcggccgaggcgtcGGGCGGGCTGTGGGACGCGCTCCGCTCGACGCACCTTGCGCCAGTCGCACGTGCGATCCAGGACGTGGCGTGGAAGGCCGTCGGCCTCGCATCCGGACTGCAAGCGCACACGCGCGGCACTGCGCTCtgggagcgtgcgctgtgCATCGTGCTCGGCCACGGCTACGCATTCCTGATCCTGGCCGCggaagcgcacgccggccaccttctgcacggcgcgccggtcaGCTGGGCGCAGTACGTGCTGAAGCAGTACCTGCGCGTGGCCAAGGTGCTGCTCTTTTCGGTGATCGACCTGCTGCTCTTCCCCCTCTTTTGCGGCATTCTGCTCGAGTGGTGCCTCTTTCCGCTGTTCCCAGGCGCGTcgtttgcgcgcctcgccggcgacTTTGCTGCCGCGCCGTTCACCGCGACGTTTTGCCGGTGGACGTCGGGGACCGTGTACATGTTCCACTTTGCGCAGTTCCTCAGCGCGATCCGCTCGGTCGTGCGCCCCGGCGTGATGTGCTggatgcgcgacgcgtccgacCCCGACTTTCACCCGATCAAGGAGATCCTCGAGACGAACAGCCTcctgcagctgcggcgcatcggcgactCGGTCATTATGTacggcgcggtgctcgcccTGGTGTTTGGAgcgacgctgcgtgtgctCAACCTCGTGCCCGGCCTCTTTCCGCTGTACTGGCACCCGATGCAGCCGGTCCTGCatgtgccgctcgacctgctcctcgtgcactttggcctgcgcctctcggtgaagcgcacgcgcctctcGCAGAACGCGCGCAAGGCCTTTAAGCGCTGGTGGGTGTGGGCGGCCAAGTGCCTGCGCCTCTCGGCGTTCCTTATGGGCGACGAGCAGCCAGACGAGATGGGCGTCGTCGAGGGGCGGACGtggctcgaggcgctccgtACGTACGTCCTGCACCAGCCCGGCGCGGAGCACGACCCGCGCTTTGTGCGGAGCGGCGGCtacgcgcgcgtgccggccgaCGACCATCCCGCACCGGACGCACAGCTGGTCATtgcgaccgacgccgaAGGCACAcccgtcgacgacgaggcgcgcacggcgctcgcaaAGCAGGAGGCGTCGATCGCCAAGATGAAGGAGAAGGCCGCGTACTCGATCGTGTATCTCCCTGGcccgctgcggccgcgcgtcATGGTGCTCCTCGTGCTCCTCTGGCTCTCGACTGCGGCAGTGAGCGCGGTGGGCTTCGTGGCCCCGCTGCTCatcggccgcggcctcgcgtACGTGTGCGGCGTGAGCGGGATGCACGACGTCTACGCCGTGTTCCTCGGCGTGGTCGTgctggtgctcggcacgctcgtgcgccacTGTACGCTGGAgctcacgccgcgccgcctcgcggtcgaggaacacgtcgcggcgtgcgtgcgcaacGCATGCCGCGTCGCCTACGTGCTTGGCGCGTACGCGGggctcgtgccgctgctcaccggcctcgtcctgcaCCAGTACCTCGTGCCGGTGCAAAACGTCAcgaccgacggcgtgccgcagcTGAATGTACTGCATGCATGGGCACTCGGCGTGATGGCACTGCACAGTGCCCTCCTCTTTATCCTCATGGTCCGCCCGGACGACTACCCGCTCCTGTGGGACGTCTACGACTTTTtgcagcacggccgcatctggcgcgtgccgatccGGCCCACCGCGCGGacggcgctcctgccgaTGCTTGCCGTGCTCATCCCCAGCCTGGTGCTCCCGTacctcgtcgccctcggctCCCTCGCCATCTCTGGCGACTgggacgcgccggcggccgtgcaccAGCTGCACCTGCGCTACGCCAACTGGAgcgtgctcctcggcacactgctctttgcgctcggcgcgatcgtaccgcaccgcctcgactTTTGGACGAGCGTACTGCGCGACGAACTCTTCCTCGAGTCGACGCAGCTGTGCAACTACGACGAACAGGACGAGAAACGCACCCACCAAAACTACGGGCCCCTGCCggaccgcgtcgtgcgtgGATAG
- a CDS encoding uncharacterized protein (COG:E; EggNog:ENOG503NX00), producing MDLEGFRRAGHAAIDRICEYYASIEELPVAAQVEHGYLAPALPEEAPQNGEAWSAIDADFTRHIVPGMTHWQHPMFFGYFPSNATYEGIIADIYTSAMNNPGFNWSASPAVTELEFVVLDWFAKMMGLSSAFYSNDLSHSGGGVILGGASEATLTIAIAARERALRALAVDDPTSAADPVGWRASMLPKLIMYGTTQTHSVGSKAAMMLGIRFRALDVARKDAYGLRGATLAAAIAEDQAKGRVPFMLVATYGTTNSCAIDNLDEIADARRAAPHLWLHVDAAYGGVTWCLPEERSPKLMDAFNTHFDSLSTNLHKWGLVQMESAPTYVRDRRLLADALSMTPDILKSKGMDPAALNDLRNLQIVLGRRFRALKVWFILRSYGQEGFRAHLRRSIALAQRFAKGLEALPQLEIVNPPRWGLVMFRVRAPPGGDVDALNHAFHDVLLTHDKELFLSPTVLPEVGYCERLVVGAPSTTEAHVDHALQLVAACAEAVVPAE from the coding sequence ATGGACCTGGAAGGTTTCCGGCGTGCAGGACACGCGGCGATCGACCGTATCTGCGAGTACTATGCATCGATTGAGGAACTTCCTGtagcggcgcaggtcgaaCACGGCTATcttgcgcctgcgctccccgaggaggcgccgcagAACGGCGAGGCGTGGAGCGCCATCGACGCCGACTTTACGCGGCACATCGTGCCGGGCATGACGCACTGGCAGCACCCCATGTTCTTTGGGTACTTTCCCTCGAACGCGACGTACGAGGGGATCATTGCGGACATTTACACGTCCGCGATGAACAACCCCGGCTTTAACTGGTCCGCATCGCCCGCCGtgaccgagctcgagttTGTGGTCCTAGACTGGTTCGCCAAGATGATGGGGCTGAGCAGCGCATTTTACTCCAACGACCTGAGCCATAGCGGGGGCGGCGTGATCCTCGGCGGTgcgagcgaggcgacgctcacgatcgccatcgccgcgcgcgaacgcgccctgcgcgcgctcgccgtcgacgacccgacgagcgccgcggacCCGGTGGggtggcgcgcgtcgatgcTGCCCAAGCTTATCATGTACGGCACGACGCAGACGCACTCGGTCGGCTCCAAGGCCGCGATGATGCTCGGCATCCGCttccgcgcgctcgacgtcgcccgCAAGGACGCGTACGGCCTCAgaggcgcgacgctcgcggcggccatcGCCGAGGACCAGGCCAAGGGGCGCGTGCCGTTCAtgctcgtcgcgacgtACGGCACGACAAACTCGTGCGCGATCGACAacctcgacgagatcgccgacgcgcgccgtgccgcgccgcacctctggctgcacgtcgacgcggcgtacgGCGGCGTGACGTGGTGCCTGCCCGAGGAGCGCTCGCCGAAGCTCATGGACGCATTCAACACACACTTTGACTCGCTCTCGACCAACCTGCACAAGTGGGGCCTCGTGCAGATggagagcgcgccgacctacgtgcgcgaccgccgcctgcttgccgacgcgctgtcCATGACGCCCGACATTCTCAAGTCCAAGGGCATGGACCCCGCCGCACTGAACGACCTGCGCAACTTGCAGAtcgtgctcggccgccgcttCCGTGCGCTCAAGGTGTGGTTCATCCTGCGCAGCTACGGCCAGGAGGGCTTCCGCGCacacctgcgccgcagcatcgcgctcgcgcagcgcttcGCCAAGGGCCTCGAGGCTCTGCCGCAGCTTGAGATTGTGAATCCCCCACGCTGGGGCCTCGTCATGTtccgcgtgcgcgcgccgccgggcggtgacgtcgacgcgctgaaCCACGCGTTCCACGACGTGCTCCTCACGCACGACAAGGAGCTCTTTCTCTCCCCGACCGTCCTGCCGGAGGTGGGGTActgcgagcgcctcgtcgtcggcgcgccgtcgaccaccgaggcgcacgtcgaccacgccttgcagctcgtcgcggcgtgcgccgaggcggtcgtGCCTGCAGAATGA
- a CDS encoding cellulase (COG:I; EggNog:ENOG503NX59): MQYQPPVSSRPPAGRPFELRARVPDSFAHNVTPLTPVHFLLRAALVRPDKLAVVHPEQHYQFTYAEWAARVLSLALALQSLPGWGQGERVAVISPNVPLIADAHYGVLAAGGIITPLNYRNTPAEIEYILQHAGVRAVLVDHQVAHLVPKSLPAYVTVVVSKDSGGQDPEDAYEAFLMRGYERWQALQRVPGAPRDWGLLEQAADELATCALCYTSGTTGRPKGVETTFRGSYLAALGNAIESELNGDSVYLWVLPMFHCCGWTFPWAVTATMGTHHMLRQVDYDKIWDALVNGGVTHYSGAPTVQLGVVNSDKAQRLPRAVKVSVAASAPTAHLLGKMEGLHLLPVHVYGLTETYGPSNRRLCEPTWRALDLDTRSRLQARQGHAMVTSDETRVVRRTEDGAPSAVLEDVRRDGKDVGEIIMRGNLVMKGYYRDPAATAEATRGGWFHTGDLAVRHPGGEVQILDRGKDIIISGGENISSVMVEQELASHPWVAETAVIARPHPKWSEAAHAFVLLSRQGQDALHGLGADEAEKKLTATLQEHCRKYMSGFAVPKWFAVVDELPKTSTGKIQKRTLRDRFAKL, translated from the exons ATGCAGTACCAGCCCCCGGtctcgtcgcggccgccggccggcCGTCCGTttgagctgcgtgcgcgtgtGCCGGACAGCTTTGCGCATAATGTGACGCCCCTGACGCCGGTCCACTTtctgctgcgcgcggcgcttgtgcGGCCGGACAAGCTGGCGGTGGTGCACCCCGAGCAGCATTACCAGTTTACCTACGCCGAGTGGGCTGCGCGCGTGCTgagcctcgcgctcgcgctgcagagcCTCCCGGGCTGGGGCCagggcgagcgcgtggcggTCATCAGCCCCAACGTGCCGCTCATTGCCGACGCGCACTACGGCGTGCTGGCCGCGGGCGGCATCATCACTCCGCTCAA CTATCGCAACACGCCCGCCGAGATCGAGTACATTCTCCAGCACGcaggcgtgcgcgccgtgctcgtcgaccaccaggtggcgcacctcgtgccCAAGTCGCTGCCCGCGTACGTTACCGTGGTCGTGTCGAAGGACTCGGGCGGCCAGGATCCCGAGGACGCGTACGAGGCCTTCCTCATGCGGGGCTACGAGCGCtggcaggcgctgcagcgcgtgccgggcgcgccgcgcgactggggcctgctcgagcaggccgccgacgagctcgcgacgtgcgcccTCTGCTATACGTCCGGCACGACGGGGCGCCCCAAGGGCGTCGAGACGACGTTCCGCGGCTCgtacctcgccgcgctcggcaacgCAATCGAGTCGGAGCTGAACGGCGACTCGGTCTACCTGTGGGTCCTGCCCATGTTCCACTGCTGTGGCTGGACCTTTCCGTGGGCGGTCACGGCGACGATGGGCACGCACCACATGCTGCGCCAGGTCGACTACGACAAGATCTGGGACGCCCTGGTGAACGGCGGCGTGACGCACTACTCTGGCGCGCCCAccgtgcagctcggcgtggtcAACTCGGacaaggcgcagcgcctgccgcgcgcggtgaAGGTGTCGGTcgcggccagcgcgccgaccgcgcacctgctcggcaagaTGGAGGGGCTCCATCTGCTGCCCGTGCACGTGTATGGCCTCACGGAAACC TACGGCCCGAGCAACCGGCGCCTTTGCGAGCCGACGTGGCGCGCACTGGACCTCgacacgcgctcgcgcctgcaggcgcgccaggGGCACGCGATGGTCAcgagcgacgagacgcgcgtcgtgcgccgcaccgaggacggcgcgccgagtgccgtcctcgaggacgtgcgccgcgacggcaaGGATGTCGGCGAGATTATCATGCGCGGCAACCTCGTGATGAAGGGCTACTACCGCGACCCTGCGGCgaccgccgaggcgacgcgcggcggctggTTCCACACCGGTGacctcgccgtgcgccaccccggcggcgaggtccaGATCCTGGACCGCGGCAAGGACATTATCATCTCGGGCGGCGAAAACATCTCCTCGGTGAtggtcgagcaggagctcgcgTCGCACCCGTGGGTCGCCGAGACGGCCGTCATTGCGCGCCCGCACCCAAAATGGAGCGAGGCTGCCCACGCATTTGTGCTCCTGAGCCGCCAGGGACAAGACGCCCtccacggcctcggcgcggacgaggccgagaagaAGCTCACCGCCACGCTCCAGGAGCACTGCCGCAAGTACATGAGCGGATTTGCGGTGCCCAAGTGGTtcgccgtcgtcgacgagctcccCAAGACTAGCACAGGCA AAATCCagaagcgcacgctccgcgaCCGCTTCGCCAAGCTCTAG